A single region of the Geobacillus subterraneus genome encodes:
- a CDS encoding class D sortase, translating to MARLPWQQRAACCAAFLLMTIGVAMAGWNGYWYTVGWKAAKQDGEAPATMRHAPGPEAKTPPQAAHSSGSGEASSPPPLGAYLGELAIPKLGVAIPVYEGVREQELRRGVGHYPASAWPGGNGHVVLSGHRDTVFRRFGEIGIGDALIIRTNSAAVHYRVVNIRIVDDDDRTVLVDKARPTLTVTTCYPFHLIGPAPKRYIVTARPVRIDTAARELLPGHVGM from the coding sequence ATGGCCCGGCTTCCTTGGCAACAACGGGCTGCTTGCTGCGCGGCGTTTCTGCTTATGACCATCGGAGTCGCGATGGCCGGCTGGAACGGGTATTGGTACACCGTTGGCTGGAAGGCGGCAAAGCAAGACGGCGAAGCCCCCGCCACGATGCGGCATGCGCCCGGGCCGGAAGCGAAAACGCCCCCTCAGGCCGCTCATTCTTCCGGAAGTGGCGAAGCCTCCTCGCCTCCGCCGCTTGGTGCCTACCTCGGCGAGCTTGCCATTCCGAAGCTCGGGGTGGCGATTCCGGTGTATGAAGGGGTCCGCGAACAAGAACTGCGCCGCGGTGTCGGCCATTACCCGGCGAGCGCCTGGCCGGGCGGCAACGGGCATGTCGTGTTGTCCGGCCACCGCGACACCGTGTTCCGCCGCTTCGGAGAAATCGGTATCGGCGATGCGCTCATCATTCGGACGAACAGCGCAGCCGTCCATTATCGCGTCGTCAACATCCGCATCGTCGACGACGACGACCGCACGGTTTTAGTCGATAAAGCACGGCCGACGTTGACCGTCACGACGTGCTACCCGTTTCATCTCATCGGCCCCGCCCCGAAACGCTACATCGTCACCGCCCGTCCAGTCCGGATTGACACCGCCGCCCGTGAGCTGTTACCGGGGCATGTCGGCATGTGA
- a CDS encoding processed acidic surface protein — protein MVKKWVIVAASLVTLALSPAGATAAINRAELEQYAESVGWTVSNLLTYLDRYGLTVADFRSMEELQRWLGTPLTDERLHAVLRRHGLTVEELDALLGQFGETVQDYTFVEDLDRAIRFYSKHNAAMQQMNDLLGALGMTEKEVRELTRHIASLGDPQLPRQLAALSGRLRPFEETEGPWTNEARRELRAIWDEALALLQLEAKLYVDGRETGWSEAAAAAAAEPIVVKLYNRQGEEIADIAVTREMLTSGYIVRAGEKGIDAGLLALEMKGMMYGEKLPDTASPYAAHALAGLLLASAGFFLYRRVGRLNG, from the coding sequence ATGGTGAAAAAATGGGTTATTGTGGCTGCTTCTTTGGTGACATTGGCGTTGTCCCCGGCCGGCGCCACAGCTGCCATCAACCGAGCAGAACTCGAACAGTACGCGGAAAGCGTCGGCTGGACGGTAAGCAACTTGCTTACTTATTTAGATCGGTACGGGCTGACCGTCGCCGATTTTCGCTCAATGGAGGAGCTGCAACGATGGCTTGGCACGCCGCTGACCGACGAGCGGCTCCATGCGGTGTTGCGTCGGCACGGGCTGACTGTCGAGGAGCTCGATGCGCTGCTCGGGCAGTTTGGCGAAACAGTGCAAGATTATACGTTCGTGGAAGACTTGGATCGCGCCATTCGTTTTTACTCCAAGCATAACGCCGCCATGCAGCAAATGAACGATTTGCTTGGAGCATTAGGAATGACGGAAAAGGAAGTGCGCGAGCTCACCCGTCATATCGCCTCGCTTGGCGATCCGCAGCTGCCTAGGCAGCTAGCGGCGCTCAGCGGGCGGCTGCGCCCGTTTGAAGAGACAGAGGGGCCATGGACCAACGAAGCGCGCCGCGAACTGCGGGCGATTTGGGACGAAGCGCTCGCCTTGCTGCAGCTTGAGGCCAAGCTTTATGTGGATGGGCGGGAAACGGGATGGTCAGAAGCGGCTGCGGCAGCTGCTGCAGAGCCGATCGTCGTCAAATTGTATAACCGCCAAGGTGAGGAAATCGCCGATATTGCCGTCACGAGGGAAATGTTAACATCCGGCTATATCGTCCGCGCCGGGGAGAAAGGGATTGATGCCGGGTTGTTGGCGCTTGAGATGAAAGGGATGATGTACGGGGAAAAACTGCCGGATACCGCGTCACCATACGCGGCGCACGCTCTCGCCGGACTGCTGCTCGCCTCGGCCGGTTTCTTTCTTTATCGGCGGGTGGGGCGGCTCAACGGATGA
- a CDS encoding YwpF-like family protein, whose product MKTFKLVGLSVIDGEMRRRDIPFIDGLIINKEDGQNRWLVEAYLDDDYEPMFAGLKEQREFQLQVTITNPGNDPANMLVAVRSITKMNGHISVLMEGLMIPRRTHLAEVVLAGLVEKGLQGEALLKEFRQQMDERHSARTHSNRER is encoded by the coding sequence ATGAAAACGTTCAAGCTTGTCGGGCTCTCGGTCATTGATGGGGAAATGCGCCGCCGGGACATCCCGTTTATTGACGGCTTGATTATCAATAAAGAGGATGGCCAAAACCGCTGGCTTGTTGAAGCGTATTTGGATGATGACTATGAGCCGATGTTTGCCGGCTTGAAAGAACAACGGGAATTTCAGCTGCAAGTGACGATCACCAATCCGGGCAACGATCCAGCGAACATGCTTGTCGCCGTCCGCTCGATCACAAAAATGAACGGCCATATTAGCGTCCTAATGGAAGGACTGATGATCCCAAGGCGGACCCACTTGGCTGAAGTCGTGCTGGCCGGCCTCGTCGAGAAAGGGCTGCAAGGCGAAGCGCTGCTCAAGGAATTTCGCCAGCAAATGGACGAACGGCATAGCGCGAGAACACATAGCAACCGGGAAAGATAA